Part of the Flavobacterium sp. MDT1-60 genome, ACCTCGATTTAACAGGTTTTTTTTCAAAGATTATGACATTAAACAATCTTACTTTAGATTATTATCTAACCATGTTTTAATATGTGCCTGACTTCTTAAATTAGAAGGAACACTTGTTTTAATCGAATTCTCAATAGCAGTGAAATTTGATATTGTGCTATTAAGATTTCTTGTTAGCATGTACTTATTAATAAAATGCAAGATTTCGTAACCTTCATTTCTATTTAATAATACATTATCAGGATAACCAATCACTTTTTTACTATCTCCTTCCGTAGTAGTCCAAGAATAATTAAACCTTAAAGAATCTCTCCCGAAATTTGTCATACTTTTTGTTTTTAAATTTATAATAACCAAATATAAAAACCTGATTTATAGATTTTTTACGGAAAACCATAAGTATACAAATATTAAATTTAAACTAAATCTTTCATTGAAATATTAGATAAATTCTCTTCAGACTTTAAGAGTAATTTGTCAATGTTATCATCAATAAAACTAAAATCTTTTTGATCAACTAATATCTCCATCCATTTCGGATTTGAAATTGACAAACCATCATCATAAATAGCAAGATTTATGAAATTCCAAATATTTGAGTTCACACCATTTACTTCAAAATTCGGCTGAATTATAATAGCTTTCATTATGCCATTTTCTATCAAATCAATTCTTCGTTCTTCAAATGTTCTTAATGATTCTGGGTAACTAGGTCTATCTTTAGTTAACCTTCCATTAAGCTTAATTGTTAAATCAGAAAGCTTTGAATCTATATTTTTGAATCTACTCATTTTTTTTATTAAATATTTTTCACCCTAAATTTATAAAGTCAGAAGATTTCTCTCTATATATAACTTCCAAAAATGTTTTCAGTTTCTTGAAGAGTCCAAAGAAATAATATATTCCGGCGTTAGATTAGGGTAGTTTTTCGAATCACTAATTTCTATATACATTTTCTTTGGTTTTTCTACTAAAGGACCAACAATAAGTTCATCAATATTACCTCGTCTAGTGATCGCAATAATTCGATGACCTTCAAATTTTTCCGTTTCGAATATAGTATCGTTTTTATTATCAACAAACCCCCAACGATTATGGTATTTTCCATATAAATAAGTATTTCCATTATTTAACAATTCTATTTTGGAAAATGTATTTGATTCTGTCAAGCTTGCTAAAAGATTATTATCAATTTTTGTCTTCACAAAATATGCCTTTTCTTTTTCAAAACTAACGCCATCACGCCAATTACTTGGATAATAAGAACAACAATATTCTAATTCTTTCTTTTGTTGGTCGCTTAAATCTTTAAAGGTTAGAATTTCGGCACTTTTTATAATATTTTTTACTTCTATTTGAACTTTTTCTGTTTTACTACAACCAGCTGAAAACACAAAAAATAAGATTATTGCTTTTGAAATTGCGTTTTTCATTTCAAATTTAATTCTAAATAATTAGTAATATTTCCCCTGCTGGCGCGAGCGTCTCGCTTGTGAACACACGGAATGTTTAGTGATAAAGATTGTGCGCACGAGCGAGACGCTCGCGCCAGCAGACTTCGAAGAGCAGGATAATTGAAAAGACTTCGAAAATATCAAGTAATTACTTATTCATAGTTTTTTATAGTAGAAAGTAATTCTTTTTTGAATTTATAAATTTCATCAAGACTTTGCAAAGATTGCTTTTCACCATTATCTTTTCCATTATGAAATAACTCTACATATTTGTTAGCAGAATTAAAATGTAATCTACATAATGGTTTTCTGTTATTATCGTCTAATAGAATTCCAAAGTAAGATTGTGTGTCTCTAAAAAATATTCTATTAGCAGGAATTGATTCTCTTAAAATTGCTTTGATAATTTGTGAACCTTCTATTTCTTCTTCGGTTGTAATAAATCTTGGAGTTTCAATTTCTTCATCTACAGAAGATAATTTTTGATTTTCTTTTGATGGAATAGTTTCACCAATATTTAATGCGTTTTTAAGCCTGAAATTTATTGATTCATTTATAGAGTTAGAAAAAGCTTTCTTTGTGTATTCTTTAAAAGCGACTAATCTTGATGCAGTTAATGGTTTATTGAAGAATTTGCTTACCAGAAGTTTCACAATTTCATCAGACGGATTTTGTAATTCTTTTTCAAATTCATTTCTTATTGCTTTTATGTATTTTAACGCTTCTGCCGAGTCTAAAATATTTTCTAAATTATAACTGCTTTTGGTAAAATTTTCAAGAATTTTTAAGCTGGAATCAGAAATATTTGCTAAGTCTAATGTAAAAAATGGCTTTTCATCCATTATGTTTGGTTTTTCTAAATCAGCATAAAAATTATAAGTATGACCATTAGTTAAAACTCCGAAACGAGATTTTGAAACATGATAATATCTATGAAGTTGTGAATTATGTGCATCAACATTTTCTTTCCAATGTTTACATTCAATAATTAAAATGGGTTCACCATCTTTCTTAATTACATAATCTATTTTCTCGCCCTTTTTTGTACCAATGTCACATATAAATTCTGGAATTACTTCTGTAGGATTAAAAATATCAAATCCCAAAATTTGAATAAATGGCATTACAAATGCATTTTTAGTAGCTTCTTCGGTGTTAATTTGATCTTTTAGTGAATCAACTCTTTGGTGTAGTTGTTCAAGTTTTAGTCTTAAATCTGCTTCCATATTTTAATATATTGGTGTTTCTATTGCTTTCTAAATGTACTGATTTTATTTGGGTTTATTCAATTCTCTACACAGTAGTAAAAATGATTGTCCAGCTGGCGCGAGCGTCTCGCTCGTGAACGTAATTTTCAAATATAGACTATTGATTTACAAATTTTTTACGGAAAACCTTATTTGTAGAGTTTTTAAATCTTATTTCTCAAAAATATCAATTAACAATTCTAAACAACCAAGTACTTATACCTGATTTTGTCAACAAAAAAAGCTCAACCAAAACAGTTGAGTTTTTCCACATACAATCAATAAAATTACTTCTCCTCCTTCAACAACTTCTCTAATTTCTCTTTTGTTTCCGGAATTGCTTTTAGTTTTAAGGTCTTTTTGAAAGTTTCAATCGCTTTTGCTTTATCATCTTTTTCAAGATATAAATCGACAAGAGAATCATAACAATTCGTAAAAATTTCTTTTTCACTATATTTATATGCAAATAAATCTGATTTTAGCATTAGCAAATAAAACACTTCCTTAAAACCTCATTTTAATGAATAAAAATATAAGCGCTCTTTATGAAATCGCTCAAAAAGATACCCGAAAAATAATAGGTTTAATGTCCGGAACTTCCCTTGACGGGCTTGACATTGCGCTTTGTGCTATTTCTGGCGCGGGCGAAAATAACGCTGTAAAAATTCTGGAGTTCGAAACCATCAATTATACCGAAGACATTAAAACCGAAATCCGTAAAGTGTTTGCCCAGAAAACGATCGATTTTCAGCATTTGGCTTTATTAAACGAATGGATCGGTCTTTTGCACGCCGGCATGGTCAACGATTGTCTCGAGAAATGGAATATTCCCGCGCACGAAGTCGACTTAATTGCCTCGCACGGCCAAACAGTTTTGCACGCACCGAAGTTTTTGCATCAGCAGGAAAAATTCCCCAATGCGACTTTGCAAATTGGCGACGGCGATCATATTGCTGTAAAAACCGGAATTATAACATTATCCGATTTCAGGCAAAAACATGTGGCTGGCGGTGGCGAAGGTGCGCCTTTGGCGGTTTATGGCGATTATTTATTGTTCAGCAAAAAAGGTGAAAACCGCATTATGCTCAACATGGGCGGCATCGCGAATTTCACTTATTTACCCGCATCCCAAAACGCCGGAGAAGTTTTTGTAACCGATACCGGAACCGCAAATACGTTAATGGACATTTTCACGAAACACTTTTTCCCTGAAAAAAGCTACGATAAAGATGCCGAAATTGCCCAAACCGGAACCGTAAATCAAACCCTTTTAACGGAATTAAAAAGCGATGCTTTCTTCCAGAAAAGCTTCCCAAAAACCATCGGTCAGGAATTATTCAATAAAGCTTTTGTCGATTCGGCTTTGGTAAAAACCAAATTCGAAAACATTTCGGCACCAGATTTGCTTGCCACTTTAACAAGACTAAGCGCGGAAACGATTGCAGAAGCGATTCTGTTTGTCGTAAAAAACACCGGAACGCCAATCGAGGATTTTACGGTTTATATGTCTGGCGGAGGCGCAAGCAATCCGTTATTGGTAAAAGGATTAAAGGAATTATTGTCGTGTCCGTTTCAAAAAAGTGACGATCTCGGCATTTCAGGCGATGCGAAAGAAGCGGTTTTATTTGCCGTTTTAGCCAACGAAACCGTTGCAGGCGGTGATTATAACTTTGGTACAAAAAAAGGAATTCCCTCCGTCACAATGGGAAAAATTTCTTTACCTGATTAAAAAAAGGGTTTGCCACGAAATGATAAAAAAGTTTGCCACGAATTACACGAATTTCCACGAATTATTTTTCCAAGTATTGAGTATAATGTAATTCGTGAAATTAGTGGCGAAAAAAATAAAATTTTAAACACATAGAAATATAGATTTTAAAGCTTGTAAAAGGTGTTTTTAAAAAATCTAGATTTTCACACATAGTCCCGAAGCATCGGGATTTATTTAAACAAGTGAAACGCCTTTAACCGTAAAGAAAAACTATGTTTCTATGTGTTAAAAATAAAGCAACAAATTTACGTCCGTTATTATTAAAAAAATTAGTGAAAATTAGTGCAATTCGTGGCAAAAAAATTAAGCCCCAGCATTTGCAGCATTGATCTTTTTAATCCTCTAATCTGTGGCAAAAAAAATCTCACGCAGATTTAGCAGATTTGGCAGATTTTTTTATCAAAAAGTGGAAATAAAAAATTAGTGGAAATTCGTGAAATTCGTGGCAACAAAAAACATAACAATACCGTTAAAATTATAATCTATTAATTATTTACGATAATCAGCTAAAAAAACTATTTTTGGTTTCTGTTAAAAAAGATTGCAATGCATAAAAATCAGCCACTACTATTCTCTATCATATTCTTACTTTTCTTAGGATGGACATCCAACTCGCAGGAAAAACTAATGCATCCTAAAAACGAATTTAGAGGTGTATGGATCGCCACCGTCGTAAATATCGACTGGCCCAAAACAGCGACTGACGGTGTTGCCAAAGAAAAAGCAGATTATATTGAAACTTTAGAAGCGTATAAAAAACTAAATTATAATGCGGTAATTGTTCAGGTTCGAAGTGTAGGCGATGCTTTTTATCCTTCAGAACTGGCACCCTGGTCGCGTTTTTTAACGGGTAAAGAAGGTCAGGCTCCAAACCCGTATTACGATGCATTGGCCTGGATGATCGAAGAAGCGCATAAAAGAGGTTTTGAATTTCACGCCTGGCTGAATCCGTACCGTGCGACTTTCGATTTAAACAAACAACAATTGAGTCCGACTCACGACGTATTCAAACATCCGGAATGGATGATCGAATACGCCGGAAAAATATATTACGATCCTGCGTTGCCTGAAGTTCAGGCACATTTGACGAAAGTCGTAAAAGAAGTCGTTGACAAGTACGATATCGACGCCATTCACTTTGATGATTATTTCTATCCTTATACCGTTCCCGGAAAAACATTTAACGACAACGCATCATACCGAAAATACGGATCAGGTTTAAGCCTTGCTGATTGGCGTCGCGCGAATGTGAGCAACTTTGTACACACGATTTCTTCGACTATAAAAGCAAGCAAACCGTGGGTGCAATTTGGAATCAGTCCGTTTGGGGTTTGGAGAAATAAATCACAGGATCCAAAAGGTTCTGAAACACAATCCACATCCAATTACGACGATTTATACGCAGATCCTGTTTTATGGATGGATCAAAAATGGATCGATTATATTATGCCTCAATTGTATTGGAGTATGTATAATCCAAGAGCTTCTTATTCTAAATTGGTAAAATGGTGGTCTGAAAATTCTAATAATACTGCCCTTTATATTGGTCATGCCTCCTACAAAATCAGAGGTGATGCTGATAAAAGCTGGAACTTTGTGAGTGAAATTCCAACCCAGATCGATTATGCAAGAAGCTTCAAAAAAGTGGGCGGAAGTGCCTATTTCAGTGCCAAATGGTTTACAGATAAAAACTTTGATATTGTACGCCTTTTAGAAGAAAATCAATATAAATATCCGGCGCTTCCGGCTCCTGTTCCGAATTTAAAACATGTTATTATTGACACTCCGGTTGTTAATGAATTTGGGAAAGACAGCACGAAATATATGTTCAATATTAAAGATCCGCTGAACACCAAAGTGCGTTATATGGTTGTTTACGGTGCTGAACATATTTCGAAAATCAACATTAATGACGCCACTCAAATCGTTGATAAAGTGACAGTACGCGAAAACACTGGGGATATTTTAATTTCTGTTCCAGCCGCAAAAATGAATCAGTATAAAGCTTGCGCTGTAACATTTATTGATTATTTTGCAAACGAAAGTACGCCTACTATTATTGACTTAAAAACGACATTTAAAAACGTTTACCCTAACCAACCAAATGAAAACAGATAATAAACCCTGGTATTGGATTCCGCTTCTAAATTTTGCGTCAGGACTGCCTTACGCCGTCATCATTTCCGTTTCGGTGATCATGTACAAAAATCTCGGAATCTCTAATGAAGACATTGGAGTTTACACCAGTTTATTATATCTGCCCTGGGTTATCAAACCACTTTGGAGCCCGTTTATTGAGTTGAACGGAACCAAAAGAAAATGGTTTTTATCGATGCAATTGCTTATTTCGATTGCGTTTCTGTTAGTCGGTTTCACAATTCCGACAAGCGGTTTTTTCATCATGACTTTAGCTATCTTTTGGGTTGCGGCCTTTGCTTCGGCTTCTAATGATATTGCCAGTGATGGTTTTTATTTGTTGGTTTTACCAAAAGAACAACAATCTTTTTTCCTCGGAATCAGAAGTACTTTTTACCGACTTTCGCTTTTAGCCGGAAACGGATTAATTGTTTTGTTTGCCGGATATTTAGAACACAAATATGGTGACAATACCAAAGCCTGGTCGTACACGATGATTGCTGTTGGTTTATTAATGACTTTTATTACCGTTTATAATTTCTTTTTTACTCCAAAAAATGAAATACTTTCAGTAAAAAACAATAAAGAGCACCACCAAAATTTCGCTACTATCTTTATAAGTTTCTTTAAGAAAAAACAAATCGGTTTGGTATTGGCTTTTATTCTGGTTTTCAGATTAGGAGAATCGCAATTGCTTAAAATGCTGAGCCCTTTTTTATTAGACAAAAAAGAAATAGGCGGAATGGGATTAGACACTGAAGCTGTTGGAATTATCTACGGAACTTTAGGTATTTTCGCTTTAACAATTGGAGGAATTTTAGGAGGTATTGCGATCTCTAAACAAGGACTTACCAAATGGATGTTTCCAATGTTTTTGGCAATGCATTTACCAATTATTGGTTTTATTGGATTAGCTCATTTTCAGCCGCAAGAAATTTTCCACCTGCATTTAAACTTTTATTTTTTCGAAATAAATTCTCCACTTAATCTCTATACCTGCATAACGGTTATATTGGAACAGTTTGGATACGGTTTTGGATTTACTGGCTTTATGATGTTTTTAATACATGTTGCCGAAGGAGAATCAAAAACAGCACATTACGCATTGGCAACCGGATTTATGGCTTTAGGAATGATGTTACCGGGAATGTTAAGCGGTTACATACAACAATTTTTAGGCTATCAGAACTTTTTTATCTGGGTTTTTCTAGCGACAATTCCGGGATTGATTCTGTCCCGTTTTTTAATTTTCCCGAAAGATTTTGGGAAAAAATCTGAAGAAGTTTAACCCCAAATCAAACATCTTAAATATGGAATTCAACGAAAATCTGCAAGCCGAACGCAACCTAAAAGGAGCTGAGTTCGAGAAAACAGGAGATTTTGAAAAAGCAATTGAAGTATATGAAGAAAATGTCGCGGAAAGCTTTAAAGGAAATCATCCTTATGATCGATTAGCTACGATCTACAAAAACCAAAATGATATTGACAACGAAATTCGGGTTCTCGAAAAAGCAATTATTGTTTTTGAAGAAATCACACTCGAAGACCGACTGGAAGGTTTGCCGAAACTTTTCCGTTTTAAAAACCGATTAGAAAAAGCATTACACACTAAAACATTGCTTGCCAAACAAAAGAAAAGCAAGTTGAAATAAGCATAAACTTTTACGCATCATGATTACGCTAAAAAGAACAAACTCTGATGATACTGATTTTAAAAATCTGATTGTTTTATTAGACCAGGATTTAGCGATCAGAGACGGAGAAGATCACGCTTTTTACAATCAGTTTAATAAAACCGATAAAATAAAACACGTTATCGTTTTTTATGAAAATGATACCGCAGTTGGTTGTGGCGCTTTTAGAGAAAAAGAATCAGATGTAGTAGAAATCAAACGCATGTTCGTTCATTCGGATTTTCGAAAAAAAGGAATTGCATCTGCCGTTCTTGCAGCATTGGAAATTTGGGCAAAAGAAACAGGTTATGCTTACACGATTCTCGAAACCGGAAAAAACCAGCCGGAAGCGATTAATTTATACCAAAAACAAGATTACACTATCATTCAAAATTATCCGCCTTACGAAACAATGGATAATAGTGTTTGCATGAAAAAGATTTTATAATAATGAAAATGACAGCTGAAGCATTAAGACAAAAAGTGGGACAATTCTTTTTTCCCGCTGTTTTCATCAACGATACCGAAGAAAATATTCAGGAAACCGAACGTTTAATCAAAGAACACAACATTGGCGGACTGACTTTTTTTCACAGCCGTGCGAGCGCGGCAACCAATTATGAAAGCAAGAAAAAAGTTGTCTTTAATGATGACAGTTATCAAAAAATCAAAGCCTTAATTGTTCGTTATCAAAAAGCCGCTTCGACGCCACTTTTAATCAGTATTGATGCCGAATGGGGTCTAGCCATGCGCATCGAAAAAACACCGCAATATCCTTATGCGATTACCCTTGGCGCTTTACCGGAAAGCAAATCAGATTTGGTTTACGAGGTTGGAAAACAAATTGGTTTAGACTTAAAAGCAGCCGGAATTCATTATAATTTATCGCCTTTGGCAGATATTAACAATAACCCAAATAATCCCGTTATTGGCTATCGTTCTTTTGGTGAAAACAAAGAAAAGGTTGCCAATTTTGCTGTAGAATATTTAAACGGAATGTCGGAAGTTGGTGTTTTAGGCTGTCTGAAACACTTTCCCGGACACGGAAATACCAATGTCGATTCGCATTTAGGATTGCCGGTTTTAAAAGAAACTTTAGAAGAATTATTAGAAAACGAATTATATCCGTTCATCAAGGGAATCGAAAACAATGTTGACTCCATTATGATCGGACATTTGGCGGTTCCAAGTTTAAATGACGGAAAAGACACTTCGGCCACTTTATCAAAAGCAGTTATTCAAACGCTTTTACGGGAAAAATTAGGTTATGATGGTTTAGTAATTTCTGATGCTTTAAACATGCACAGCGTTTCCAAACTATACGAAACAAAAGGCGATTTAGAATGGGAAGCATTCAACGCCGGAAACGATATTTTATGTTTTGCTGAAAATGTTCCCGAAGGAATTGAGGCCATTCTTAAAAATGCTTCTCCGGAAAGAATCGAAGAAAGCTTCAACAGAATCATGAAAGCCAAAGAAAAAGTTGGAATCCTATCTGAAAACCAATTTACTTCAGGCGAATTAAACTTCAAAAAAGCATCCGAATTAAACTTTGAAATCGCTCAGGATTCCATCACAAAAATCATTGGTAATTCAATTTCAGCATTGGCTTTTGAAGCACAGAAAAACAATCAGTTAGCCAAATTGAGTTTATACAAAAATGTCGAAAATACTTTCTTTCAAACTATAAATTCAAAACTAAAGTCGCCAGAATTTGCTTTTGAGAACTTAGAAGTTTCTGCTATTTCCAAAATCAAAAAAGAGCTTGAAAATTTCGAGATCATTCTTATTTCCTTATTTGTTCCAAAGGCAAAACCAATGAACAATTTCGAAATTAATGACGAAGTTTTAGAATTGCTTTCTGACTTGCTTCAAACCAAAAAATGTATTGTTTATGTTTTCGGAAATCCGTACGTTTTACCTATTATTCCGAATCTTTCAAAGGCTTCAGGATTAATTCAGGTGTATCAGGATTTTGAAGAATTTCAAAAAAATGCAGGAATTCAGTTTCTTGAAAATAAAGTTTGCAAAGGGAATCTACCCGTAAATATTGACCTTCAATAACTTACAAAATACCTACCCTGAATCATAACTAAATACTATCACTTAATAAATATTTATAATTACATCTTATTGTAAGTAACTCTACTTATACCCTACTTTTGCACCACAAATAAATTTTAACTTTAAAACGAAAAATATGTCTTTAGTAGGAAAAAAATTCCCAAGTATTGCAGTAGACGCTATCTCAGAAATGGGTGATAACTTGAAAATCAACATTTTTGAAGAAGCAGTAAACAACAACAAAAAAGTATTATTGTTTTGGTACCCAAAAGATTTCACTTTTGTTTGCCCAACTGAATTACACGCCTTTCAAGCTGCATTACCAGAATTTGAAAAAAGAAATACTATCGTAATCGGAGCTTCATGCGACACAAACGAAGTACACTTTGCGTGGTTAAACACTCCAAAAAATAATGGTGGAATCGAAGGTGTAACTTACCCAATTTTAGCGGATACAAACCGTAACCTTGCTAACATTTTAGGTATTTTAGACATCGAATCTACAGAATATAGCGAAGAAACTGATTCAGTTATCATCGAAGGTTCAAACGTAACTTACAGAGCAACTTACTTAATTGACGAAACTGGAAAAATCTTCCACGAAAGTGTTAACGATATGCCATTAGGACGTAACGTAAACGAATACTTACGTATGGTTGACGCTTACACTCACATTCAAACTAAAGGTGAAGTTTGTCCTGCAAACTGGGAAGCTGGAAAAGAAGCAATGTCTGCAGACAGATTGAGTACAGCTGAGTACCTTAGTGCTAACTAAGAAAAAATAAAATTCCAATATTTTAAAATTCCAAATTCCAATTTTGGGATTTGGAATTTCTAAATTGGAAATTTCATTTCAAAAAATCAATACAATTTCAATATTATTTCTATAATCTCAATCCTAAGTTTTTGGGATTTGGAGTTTTAAAACATTGGAATTTCATTACAAATCAATAACATTTCAATAGCTGTTTTTCTAAGTTCCATCGTAAGATTTTGGAATTTGGAATTTAAAATATTGGAATTTAAAAACAAAAGGTATGTTAATCGACTTAAACGAAGATACGTTAGCAGATTTAGTTGCTAAAAACGAAAAAGTAGTAGTACAATATTCAGCTTCATGGTGTGGAAATTGCCGTATTATGAAACCAAAATTCAAAAAATTAGCAACAGAAAATGAAGCTATCACTTTTGTTTTGGTTGATGCTGAAAATGCTCCGGAATCAAGAAAATTAGCCAACGTAAGCAACCTGCCTACTTTCGCCACTTTCGTAAACGGACAATTGGTTGGAGAAACACAAACCAACAAACAAGAAGTTTTAATCGACCTGGTAAACGCAATTGCTTAAATTAGACTGTTAGACTTACTTAGATTTTTAGACTATTTAGATTCCCTGAATCTTTGTTTCAAAATCTAGTGAAGTCCAAAAATCTAAACAAGTCTAAGTAGTCTAAAAATCTAAGAAGTCTAAATATGAAATTACCCGTAATAAAGCAACTTACCCAATTTATCGAAGAAAACGATCAGGATTATATCATTGAAACGATTGAAGTTCTGGAAGCGATGACTGAAATTCCGTCTCTAAAAGATGAAGAATTAGATGTAATTGGCGAATTGATTTCAAACATGTATGGCGCGCTTGAAGTACACAAAATGGTGGTTCAGGGCACAGATAAAAAAGAAGCTTTGAATGCGTTCATGAAACGTGTTTTAGGTTCTATCGATAAATAAAATCGTCGCCTTTTCTTGAGAAAAATAAAAACATGACTAAAAAGCGTTTCTGGATAAGAGACGCTTTTTTTGTTTACCGCTTTCAGTCTCAGTTTTCAGTCTCAGTTTTCACGTAATCTTTGTCAGGCTGAACGAAGTCGAAGCCCACGCAAACTAAATCTAAAATCTACCCTCTAAAATCTAAAATAATTTGTACGAACGGAAGAAAGAGAATAGAGGCAAGAATAAAGAATATAGAAAAAGTAAAATCAAAGTATATTATCCCGGGGAACTGGGATCACACTAGAAACTCCGCACAAGAACTCCACAATCATTATTGAACTTCTTTGTCGAGCCGCTTGTGTGATCCTTCGACTCCGCTCAGGATGACAAAAAGGAGAATAAATCCAGCGCAAACCCGTTCAAATCCG contains:
- a CDS encoding type I restriction endonuclease, coding for MEADLRLKLEQLHQRVDSLKDQINTEEATKNAFVMPFIQILGFDIFNPTEVIPEFICDIGTKKGEKIDYVIKKDGEPILIIECKHWKENVDAHNSQLHRYYHVSKSRFGVLTNGHTYNFYADLEKPNIMDEKPFFTLDLANISDSSLKILENFTKSSYNLENILDSAEALKYIKAIRNEFEKELQNPSDEIVKLLVSKFFNKPLTASRLVAFKEYTKKAFSNSINESINFRLKNALNIGETIPSKENQKLSSVDEEIETPRFITTEEEIEGSQIIKAILRESIPANRIFFRDTQSYFGILLDDNNRKPLCRLHFNSANKYVELFHNGKDNGEKQSLQSLDEIYKFKKELLSTIKNYE
- a CDS encoding anhydro-N-acetylmuramic acid kinase, which gives rise to MNKNISALYEIAQKDTRKIIGLMSGTSLDGLDIALCAISGAGENNAVKILEFETINYTEDIKTEIRKVFAQKTIDFQHLALLNEWIGLLHAGMVNDCLEKWNIPAHEVDLIASHGQTVLHAPKFLHQQEKFPNATLQIGDGDHIAVKTGIITLSDFRQKHVAGGGEGAPLAVYGDYLLFSKKGENRIMLNMGGIANFTYLPASQNAGEVFVTDTGTANTLMDIFTKHFFPEKSYDKDAEIAQTGTVNQTLLTELKSDAFFQKSFPKTIGQELFNKAFVDSALVKTKFENISAPDLLATLTRLSAETIAEAILFVVKNTGTPIEDFTVYMSGGGASNPLLVKGLKELLSCPFQKSDDLGISGDAKEAVLFAVLANETVAGGDYNFGTKKGIPSVTMGKISLPD
- a CDS encoding glycoside hydrolase family 10 protein; protein product: MHKNQPLLFSIIFLLFLGWTSNSQEKLMHPKNEFRGVWIATVVNIDWPKTATDGVAKEKADYIETLEAYKKLNYNAVIVQVRSVGDAFYPSELAPWSRFLTGKEGQAPNPYYDALAWMIEEAHKRGFEFHAWLNPYRATFDLNKQQLSPTHDVFKHPEWMIEYAGKIYYDPALPEVQAHLTKVVKEVVDKYDIDAIHFDDYFYPYTVPGKTFNDNASYRKYGSGLSLADWRRANVSNFVHTISSTIKASKPWVQFGISPFGVWRNKSQDPKGSETQSTSNYDDLYADPVLWMDQKWIDYIMPQLYWSMYNPRASYSKLVKWWSENSNNTALYIGHASYKIRGDADKSWNFVSEIPTQIDYARSFKKVGGSAYFSAKWFTDKNFDIVRLLEENQYKYPALPAPVPNLKHVIIDTPVVNEFGKDSTKYMFNIKDPLNTKVRYMVVYGAEHISKININDATQIVDKVTVRENTGDILISVPAAKMNQYKACAVTFIDYFANESTPTIIDLKTTFKNVYPNQPNENR
- a CDS encoding MFS transporter → MKTDNKPWYWIPLLNFASGLPYAVIISVSVIMYKNLGISNEDIGVYTSLLYLPWVIKPLWSPFIELNGTKRKWFLSMQLLISIAFLLVGFTIPTSGFFIMTLAIFWVAAFASASNDIASDGFYLLVLPKEQQSFFLGIRSTFYRLSLLAGNGLIVLFAGYLEHKYGDNTKAWSYTMIAVGLLMTFITVYNFFFTPKNEILSVKNNKEHHQNFATIFISFFKKKQIGLVLAFILVFRLGESQLLKMLSPFLLDKKEIGGMGLDTEAVGIIYGTLGIFALTIGGILGGIAISKQGLTKWMFPMFLAMHLPIIGFIGLAHFQPQEIFHLHLNFYFFEINSPLNLYTCITVILEQFGYGFGFTGFMMFLIHVAEGESKTAHYALATGFMALGMMLPGMLSGYIQQFLGYQNFFIWVFLATIPGLILSRFLIFPKDFGKKSEEV
- a CDS encoding GNAT family N-acetyltransferase encodes the protein MITLKRTNSDDTDFKNLIVLLDQDLAIRDGEDHAFYNQFNKTDKIKHVIVFYENDTAVGCGAFREKESDVVEIKRMFVHSDFRKKGIASAVLAALEIWAKETGYAYTILETGKNQPEAINLYQKQDYTIIQNYPPYETMDNSVCMKKIL
- a CDS encoding glycoside hydrolase family 3 protein, with the translated sequence MKMTAEALRQKVGQFFFPAVFINDTEENIQETERLIKEHNIGGLTFFHSRASAATNYESKKKVVFNDDSYQKIKALIVRYQKAASTPLLISIDAEWGLAMRIEKTPQYPYAITLGALPESKSDLVYEVGKQIGLDLKAAGIHYNLSPLADINNNPNNPVIGYRSFGENKEKVANFAVEYLNGMSEVGVLGCLKHFPGHGNTNVDSHLGLPVLKETLEELLENELYPFIKGIENNVDSIMIGHLAVPSLNDGKDTSATLSKAVIQTLLREKLGYDGLVISDALNMHSVSKLYETKGDLEWEAFNAGNDILCFAENVPEGIEAILKNASPERIEESFNRIMKAKEKVGILSENQFTSGELNFKKASELNFEIAQDSITKIIGNSISALAFEAQKNNQLAKLSLYKNVENTFFQTINSKLKSPEFAFENLEVSAISKIKKELENFEIILISLFVPKAKPMNNFEINDEVLELLSDLLQTKKCIVYVFGNPYVLPIIPNLSKASGLIQVYQDFEEFQKNAGIQFLENKVCKGNLPVNIDLQ
- a CDS encoding peroxiredoxin, producing the protein MSLVGKKFPSIAVDAISEMGDNLKINIFEEAVNNNKKVLLFWYPKDFTFVCPTELHAFQAALPEFEKRNTIVIGASCDTNEVHFAWLNTPKNNGGIEGVTYPILADTNRNLANILGILDIESTEYSEETDSVIIEGSNVTYRATYLIDETGKIFHESVNDMPLGRNVNEYLRMVDAYTHIQTKGEVCPANWEAGKEAMSADRLSTAEYLSAN
- a CDS encoding co-chaperone YbbN; the protein is MLIDLNEDTLADLVAKNEKVVVQYSASWCGNCRIMKPKFKKLATENEAITFVLVDAENAPESRKLANVSNLPTFATFVNGQLVGETQTNKQEVLIDLVNAIA